Proteins from a genomic interval of Hippocampus zosterae strain Florida chromosome 14, ASM2543408v3, whole genome shotgun sequence:
- the slc8a3 gene encoding sodium/calcium exchanger 3 isoform X4 translates to MIKIIQVKIIDDEEYEKNKNFFLELAEPRMVDVSLQKDVPDRKLTSDEEEAKRIAEMGKPFLGEHAKLEVIIEESYEFKSTVDKLIKKTNLAMVVGTNSWREQFMEAITVSADEDEDDAGEERLPSCFDYVMHFLTVFWKVLFACVPPTYYLNGWACFVVSIVIIGLLTAIIGDLASHFGCTIGLKDSVTAVVFVALGTSVPDTFASKVAAVQDTYADASIGNVTGSNAVNVFLGIGLAWSVAAIYWHNKGKPFVVEAGSLAFSVTLFTIFAFLAVTALLYRRRAHIGGELGGPRGYRLATSGFFFSLWFLYILFSSLEAYCHIEGF, encoded by the exons ATGAT CAAAATTATTCAGGTGAAAATCATCGATGACGAGGAATACGAGAAGAACAAGAACTTCTTCCTGGAGCTGGCAGAGCCTCGTATGGTGGATGTGAGTCTTCAGAAAG ACGTACCGGACAGGAAGTTGACGTCGGACGAGGAGGAAGCCAAGCGCATCGCCGAAATGGGCAAGCCATTTCTGGGCGAGCACGCCAAGTTGGAGGTCATCATCGAGGAATCCTACGAGTttaag AGCACCGTGGACAAGCTGATCAAAAAGACCAACCTGGCTATGGTGGTGGGCACCAATTCGTGGAGAGAACAGTTCATGGAGGCCATCACCGTCAGCGCAG ACGAGGACGAGGATGACGCGGGCGAGGAGCGTCTGCCGTCGTGCTTCGACTACGTCATGCACTTCCTGACCGTGTTCTGGAAGGTTCTGTTCGCCTGCGTGCCACCCACCTACTACCTGAACGGTTGGGCGTGCTTCGTGGTGTCCATCGTCATCATCGGCCTGCTCACCGCCATCATCGGCGACCTAGCGTCGCACTTTGGCTGCACCATCGGCCTCAAGGACTCGGTCACCGCCGTCGTCTTTGTGGCACTTGGGACCTCCGTGCCAG ACACGTTCGCCAGCAAGGTGGCGGCGGTGCAGGACACGTACGCCGACGCCTCCATCGGCAACGTGACCGGCAGCAACGCCGTCAACGTGTTCCTCGGCATCGGCCTGGCGTGGTCGGTGGCCGCTATCTACTGGCATAACAAGGGAAAGCCCTTCGTGGTGGAAGCCGGCTCGCTGGCTTTCTCCGTCACGCTCTTCACCATCTTCGCCTTCCTGGCCGTCACGGCGCTGCTGTACCGACGGCGGGCGCATATCGGGGGCGAGCTGGGCGGGCCCCGCGGGTACAGACTGGCCACGTCGGGCTTCTTCTTCAGCCTGTGGTTCCTCTACATCCTCTTCTCCAGCCTGGAGGCCTACTGTCATATAGAAGGCTTTTAG